CACCGCCGGCGCCAGGGACGGCGGCCCGCTGCTGCCCGCCGTGCCGGTGACCGCGGCCGCGCTGGCCGCCCTGGGCACCGGCTGGGCGCTGTGGAACCGCAGCCGGACCCCGCCCCGGCTGCGCCGCCTGCTGCTGACGCTGGCGCGGGCCTCGGGCCCCGTCCGGACGATGGCGTACGCCGCGGTCCTGGTGGCCTGCTACGACGTCGCGGCGGTCGCGCTGCCCCGCGCGGACGCGCTGCTCATGGGGGCGGCCGGCGACGTGGCGCTGTGGACCCTGCTGATCACCCGCTGGCTCAGCCACCGGGCTCTTCGCAGGAGGAAGCCGGCGGCCGGATAGCATGCCACGGTACCTGTCGCGGCGGACCGCGGCCGGAGCGCCGGGAGCACCAGGGCCGCAGGGCCGGGGCGACGCCACCGGAGCGCCGGGCGGACCGCGGCCGGGCCGCCGGCCGCCGCCGTCGGCCGAACCGAACGACGTCGAGGAGGCATGACGTGGCCGGAGAGCCGCAGGCCGACTGCCTGTTCTGCAAGATCGTCGCGGGGGAGGTGCCGGCGACGGTGGTCCGCGAGACCGAGACGACCGTCGCGTTCCGGGACATCAACCCCCAGGCTCCCACCCATGTCCTGGTCATCCCCCGGGTGCACTACCCCGACGCGGCCTCACTCGCCGCGGCGGAGCCCGCCATCGCCGCCGACATGATGCGGGAGACCGCCGAGATCGCCGCGGGGGAGAAGGTGGACGCCACCGGGTACCGCGTGGTGTTCAACACCGGTGCCGGCGCCGGCCAGACCGTCTTCCACGCCCACGCGCACGTGCTGGGCGGCCGCGGCCTCCAGTGGCCGCCCGGCTAGCCCGGGCCGCCCGCACACCTCGAACGGCCGAACGTGTCCGTACGTGAACTGGTGGTGCTCGGCACCGCGAGCCAGGTGCCCACCCGGGCGCGCAACCACAACGGTTACGTGCTGCTCTGGGACGGCGAGGGCATCCTGTTCGACCCCGGCGAGGGCACCCAGCGGCAGATGCTGCGCGCCGGGGTCGCCGCGCACGACCTGAACCGGATCTGCGTCACCCACTTCCACGGCGACCACTCGCTGGGCCTCGCCGGGGTCATCCAGCGCATCAACCTGGACCGGGTGCCGCACGAGATCACCGCCCACTATCCGGGCAGCGGCAAGCGGTTCTTCGACCGGCTGCGGTACGCGACGGCCTACCGCGAGACGGTCCCGCTCACCGAGGTCCCGGTGTCCGGCGGCGGCGCCGTCCTCGCGGACACGCCCGCCTACCGCCTGGAGGCACGCCGCCTGGCCCACCCGGTGGAGTCCTTCGGCTACCGCCTGGTGGAGCCCGACGGCCACCGCATGCTGCCCGACCGGCTGGCCGCCCACGGCATCGCGGGCCCCGACATCGGCCTCCTCCAGCGCACCGGCGAACTGCGCGGCGTCACGCTGGACCAGGTCAGCGAGGTCCGCCGCGGCCAGCGCTTCGCGTTCGTCATGGACACCCGCCTCTGCGACGCGGTGCCCGCCCTGGCCGACGGCTGCGACCTGCTCGTCATCGAGTCCACCTTCCTCGACGAGGACAGCTCGCTCGCCGAGGAGTACGGCCACCTCACCGCGGCCCAGGCGGCCCGCACGGCCCGCGACGCGGGCGTCCACCACCTGGTCCTCACCCACTTCAGCCAGCGCTACACGGACCCCACGGCCTTCGCCACCGAGGCGAGGGAGGCGGGCTTCGAGGGCGAACTGACGGTGGCCTCGGACCTGGTGAGGGTCACCCTGCCGAAACGGCGGCAGTGAGGACCGATCAAGCCGGTCCGGCGCTTGAGGAAGCGCGCAGCGCGATGAATAGCCCGTCCGGCGTTTGAGGACGAGCCCGGAGGACGACGAAGAAGCCGGTCCGGCGCTTGAGGACGAGCGCGCAGCGCGATGAACAGCCTGTCTGGCGCTTGAAGACGAGACCGGAGGGCGAAGAGAAAGCCCGTCCGGCGCTTGAGGACGAGCCCGAAGGGCGAAAACCTCGGCGCCGAAAAACCCCTCACCGCCACTGAACCCGGCTCCCCCCATCCGGCACCGCAGATTCGATCCGCTCGCGGATCCCCCGCATCACGGACACGATCCGCCCCTCATGCGAGGCCGTGACCCGCGCAACCGGCACGGAGCAACTGATCGCGTCCACCGCCGGCCGCTCGTACCGCAGCGCGAACCCGTACCCCACGATCCCGGCCACCCCCTCCTCCCGGTCCACCGCGTACCCCCGCCGCCGGACCTCCGCGAGGTCGGCCGCCAGCGCGACCCGGTCGGTGAGCGTGTTGGGGGTGAACCGCTCGTACGGCCCGGGCGGCAGCTCCTCGTCCGGCCGCTGGGCCAGCAGCGCCTTGCCCAGCGCGCCCACGTGCGCGGGCAGCCGCCGCCCCACCCGGCTGATCGTCCGCAGGTATTCGTGCGACTCCCGGGTCGCGAGGTACGCCACGTCCATGCCGTCGAGACGCCCGAGGTGGATGGTCTCGCCGACCGCGTCCGACGCCTCGTCGAGGAACGGCCGCACCGCCCGCACCCGGGGGTCGGAGTCCAGGTAGCCGGTGCCGGTGAGGAGCGCGTGGATGCCGATGCCGTACAGCGACCCGGTCACGTCGGTGCGCACCCAGCCCCGTTGGATCAGCGTCTGCAGCAGCGCGTACATGGAGCTGCGCGGCACCCCGAGCCCCTCGGCCAGTTCCTGGAGCCGCGCCGGCCGGTCGGCGCGGGCCGCGAGCACCTCCAGCAACTCGACGGTGCGCGCGGCGGACTTCACCTCGCGCACCCCGCCGCCGCCCTGTGCGGCCGCGCCCTCGGCCGGCCCGCCCGCGGAGCCCGCCGCGCCGCCCCCCGCCCGGTCGCCGCGCCTCGCGTCGTCTCTCTCCCGCATGCGCTGATCGTACGGGGGGCTGCACGACCGTTGACGCCATCACGTTCGCGTACCTAATCTACGTCTTCATACGTAGACGACATCTATATAGAGAGATCACGACCGGACACGCCCCCGCGGAACGGGGCCGGACGCGATCTCCTGGGAGCCGCCCCGTGAGCCGTGACCTGACCATCGCCGAGGTGCGTCTGACGCCGATCCTCGTCGCCGACCCGCCGCTGCTGAACACGCAGGGCGTGCACCAGCCGTACACCCCCCGGCTGATCATCGAGGTGGTCACCGCCGAGGGCGTATCCGGCTTCGGCGAGACGTACGGCGACGCCAAGTACCTGGAGCTGGCCAGGCCGTTCGCCGAGCGGCTCACCGGGCGGCAGGTGAGCGGTCTGAATGGGCTCCTCGGCGCCGTCGACGAGGTCGCGGTCGACCAGGCGCGCGTGAGCGAGGCGGTGGACGTGGGCGGGCTGCGCGGGGTGCAGACGGCCGACAAGCTGCGGCTGTCCGTCGCCTCCGGTTTCGAGGTGGCCTGCCTGGACGCGCTCGGCAAGGCGCTCGGGGTGCCCGTGCACGCCCTGCTCGGCGGCAAGGTCCGCGACACCGTCGAGTACAGCGCCTACCTCTTCTACAAGTACGGCGCCCACCCCGAGGGCGTCGCGAGCGAGCCCGACGACTGGGGCGAGGCGCTGGACCCGGCCGGGGTCGTCGAGCAGGCCCGCAGGTTCACGGAGCGGTACGGCTTCGGCTCGTTCAAGCTGAAGGGCGGGGTGTTCCCGCCGGACGAGGAGGTGGCCGCCGTCCAGGCGCTCGCCGAGGCGTTCCCGGGCCGCCCGCTGCGGCTCGACCCCAACGGCGCCTGGTCCGTGCCCACCTCGCTGAAGGTCGCCGAGGAGCTGGCCGGTGTCCTGGAGTACCTGGAGGACCCCACCCTCGGCACGTCGAACATGGCCGAGGTGGCGGCACGGACGGACGTACCGCTGGCCACCAACATGTGCGTGACGACCTTCGCGGAGATCCCGGAGGCCTTCACCAAGGACGCCGTCCAGGTCGTGCTCTCCGACCACCACTACTGGGGCGGGCTGCGCAACACCCAGCAGCTCGCCGCCATCTGCCGCACCTTCGGCGTCGGCATATCCATGCACTCCAACACCCACCTCGGCATCAGCCTGGCCGCCATGACCCATGTCGCGGCCACCGTGCCGGGCCTGCACCACGCCTGCGACTCCCACTACCCCTGGCAGTCCGAGGACGTGCTCACCGAACGCCTCACCTTCGACGGCGGCGGCGTCACCGTCTCCGACGCGCCCGGCCTGGGCGTCGAGGTCGACCGCGACCGGCTGGCGTTCCTGCACCGGCGCTGGCTCGACGACGACGGATCGATGCGCGACCGCGACGACGCGGCCGCCATGCGCGTCACCCAGCCGGGGTGGACCACTCCGGCCGTGCCGCGCTGGTAGTCGCGTCGAACGCGGCCGTCCCGGGCCGCCCGGGTGCCGCGCCCCCCAACGACAAGTCGACATATCGCCGATCACCGGACCCGCGCCGCGCCGTGTCGCGCGGTGCGGGCCGGCCGGCCGCAAGGAAGCGAGCCGCTCGTGTCCGGCACCTCCCCCGAACTCCCCGGTCCCGACCCCGACCCCACCCCCGCGTCCGACTCCACCCCCGCGTCCGCGCCAGGAACGTCCCCCGCGTCCACGCCCGGAGCGTCCCCCGCGCCCCCCGCGTCCGGCTCGCCGGGCGCCGCTCCGGAGCTGCCGCCGGCCGTGCGCTCCGCGGTGCACAAGATCTTCCGGCGGGTCGTGCCGCTCTTCTTCATCATGTTCGTGGCGAACTACATGGACCGGGTCAACCTCGGCTTCGCGCAGGACCAGTTGCGCGCCGACGTGGGGCTGTCCGCCGGCGCCTTCGGGCTCGGGGCGGGCATCTTCTTCATCGCCTACGCCATCTTCGAAGTGCCCAGCAACATGCTGATGGAGCGCTTCGGGGCCAAGGTCTGGCTCACCCGGATCATGATCTCCTGGGGTGTCGTGGCGGGCGCCATGGCGTTCGTGACGAACGCGGAGACGTTCTACGCCCTGCGGTTCCTGCTGGGCGTCGCCGAGGCGGGCTTCTTCCCCGCGGTCATCTACTACTTCAGCCGCTGGCTGCCCGACTCGCACCGCGGCCGGGCGACCTCCATCTTCCTCATGGGCTCCGGCACGGCCACCGTCGTGGTGGGGCCGATCTCCGGCGCCCTGCTGGAGATGCACGGGGTGTGGGGGCACGCGGGCTGGCAGTGGATGTTCTTCATCGAGGGCGTCTTCTCGATCGTGCTCGGCTTCGTCGTGTACCGGTTCCTGGACTCGGGCATCGAGGGCGCCCGCTGGCTCACCGACGAGGAGAAGACCGGCCTCGTCGCCGTCATCGACGCGGAGCAGCAGGTCCGCGCTGAGCAGCGCCGCACCGAGCAGGTCTCCCGCTGGCGGCTGCTGGCCGACCCGCAGATGCTGCTCTTCCTGTGGATCTACTTCGCGATCAACGTCGCGCTGTACGCGGTCACGTTCTGGCTGCCGTCGATCGTGGACGACATCGGCGGGCTCAGCGACTTCCAGGTGGGGCTGCTCACCGCGGTGCCCTGGCTGTTCGCGATCCTCGCGGTGTGGGTGGCCGGGCGGCTCTCCGACCGGATCGGCAAGCGGCGTCCGGTGCTGATGGTGCTGCTGGTACTGGGCGGTGTCGGCACGCTGCTCGCGGTGTTCGTCTCGCCGTGGGTGGGCCTGGGCGCGCTCTGCCTGGCGGCGATGGGGTTCAAGCCGGCCTCGCCGATCTTCTGGACGATCCCGCAGAGCTACCTCGACGCGCGGGCCGCGGCTCCCGGCATCGCCCTGATCAACTCGCTGGGCAACCTCG
The nucleotide sequence above comes from Streptomyces sp. TS71-3. Encoded proteins:
- a CDS encoding histidine triad nucleotide-binding protein, whose amino-acid sequence is MAGEPQADCLFCKIVAGEVPATVVRETETTVAFRDINPQAPTHVLVIPRVHYPDAASLAAAEPAIAADMMRETAEIAAGEKVDATGYRVVFNTGAGAGQTVFHAHAHVLGGRGLQWPPG
- a CDS encoding ribonuclease Z is translated as MSVRELVVLGTASQVPTRARNHNGYVLLWDGEGILFDPGEGTQRQMLRAGVAAHDLNRICVTHFHGDHSLGLAGVIQRINLDRVPHEITAHYPGSGKRFFDRLRYATAYRETVPLTEVPVSGGGAVLADTPAYRLEARRLAHPVESFGYRLVEPDGHRMLPDRLAAHGIAGPDIGLLQRTGELRGVTLDQVSEVRRGQRFAFVMDTRLCDAVPALADGCDLLVIESTFLDEDSSLAEEYGHLTAAQAARTARDAGVHHLVLTHFSQRYTDPTAFATEAREAGFEGELTVASDLVRVTLPKRRQ
- a CDS encoding glucarate dehydratase family protein, with the translated sequence MSRDLTIAEVRLTPILVADPPLLNTQGVHQPYTPRLIIEVVTAEGVSGFGETYGDAKYLELARPFAERLTGRQVSGLNGLLGAVDEVAVDQARVSEAVDVGGLRGVQTADKLRLSVASGFEVACLDALGKALGVPVHALLGGKVRDTVEYSAYLFYKYGAHPEGVASEPDDWGEALDPAGVVEQARRFTERYGFGSFKLKGGVFPPDEEVAAVQALAEAFPGRPLRLDPNGAWSVPTSLKVAEELAGVLEYLEDPTLGTSNMAEVAARTDVPLATNMCVTTFAEIPEAFTKDAVQVVLSDHHYWGGLRNTQQLAAICRTFGVGISMHSNTHLGISLAAMTHVAATVPGLHHACDSHYPWQSEDVLTERLTFDGGGVTVSDAPGLGVEVDRDRLAFLHRRWLDDDGSMRDRDDAAAMRVTQPGWTTPAVPRW
- a CDS encoding IclR family transcriptional regulator; this translates as MRERDDARRGDRAGGGAAGSAGGPAEGAAAQGGGGVREVKSAARTVELLEVLAARADRPARLQELAEGLGVPRSSMYALLQTLIQRGWVRTDVTGSLYGIGIHALLTGTGYLDSDPRVRAVRPFLDEASDAVGETIHLGRLDGMDVAYLATRESHEYLRTISRVGRRLPAHVGALGKALLAQRPDEELPPGPYERFTPNTLTDRVALAADLAEVRRRGYAVDREEGVAGIVGYGFALRYERPAVDAISCSVPVARVTASHEGRIVSVMRGIRERIESAVPDGGSRVQWR
- a CDS encoding MFS transporter, encoding MFVANYMDRVNLGFAQDQLRADVGLSAGAFGLGAGIFFIAYAIFEVPSNMLMERFGAKVWLTRIMISWGVVAGAMAFVTNAETFYALRFLLGVAEAGFFPAVIYYFSRWLPDSHRGRATSIFLMGSGTATVVVGPISGALLEMHGVWGHAGWQWMFFIEGVFSIVLGFVVYRFLDSGIEGARWLTDEEKTGLVAVIDAEQQVRAEQRRTEQVSRWRLLADPQMLLFLWIYFAINVALYAVTFWLPSIVDDIGGLSDFQVGLLTAVPWLFAILAVWVAGRLSDRIGKRRPVLMVLLVLGGVGTLLAVFVSPWVGLGALCLAAMGFKPASPIFWTIPQSYLDARAAAPGIALINSLGNLGGFVAPTAFGIIEDATGSTKAGLVGLTVIGFLAALSVLLIRGGGRNDRVRATPPPAAAPAVRRERPSSPGAARTGRALPGRHGRGTAAQGA